CTCACAACATACCCCAGTTACGCAGCTTACTTAAGACGCTCACAACAGACCTTCTTTGTTACTGGGTGCAccagaaaacatgtcagcagtgtcaTACGTCAGCAgcgttgtgaacgcgctcacagcAGACCCGGAAGAGACGAcgatgctgaataaagttgttgttttttatttttggaccaaaatgtattttcgatgcttcaaaaaattctaactgaacctctgatgtcacatggactactttgaagatgtttttattatctttctggacatggacagtataccgtacatacattttcaatggagggtcagaaagcttttggactaaatctaaaatatcttaaactgtgttacgaagatgaatggaggtcttacgggtttggaacgacatgagggtgagtcattaatgacattattaaaatttttcggtgaactaaccctttaatgctttcatacaaacatacaatcataataattcaatatttatgaTTACACTGATCCCTGACTGGTCTAACACCAGGCTGGGAAATAGCAGTGTTGATAACTGGCGAACCTAACTGATTAGAAAAGATTGCGATTTAAACTTAAACTTGAGTTTAAGTTTATACTGGGTTTGAATTTAGAGCAATAAGTGTTTTGCCATGATGGTTCTATGAATCTACAGATTTGTGAGAGACATAGAAAAGTAGAGTTCAGGTAGATGGGGCTAAACTTTACCATCAGCCTGCTCCTGGGAAACTGCGCTATCATCTGCAAAACATCTTGTGCCTGAAATGTTACCATAGTCAAATATCGGCCCTTCCAGCAATGTCACAATATCCAGCCGATTGATCTTAGTCAGGACTGCAGTTAAGGCATCcgctaaaaggaaaaaaaaaaagatattcatgGTTGCACATATTAGCTGAACAATAAATTTAGCCTTTAAGTTGTTTCACTTATAATGGCTTAGAATATGATTTGGAAACAGAAGTCTGTCCCTGCCCAAACCCCACCCACCTTTCTCCTCTCTGTATGATTTACCCTTATTCAGAAAATATGTAGTGCATAGGCACACTTACTTGTAGCGTTTTTACCATCTCGGCTAACCCATTTCTTTAATAGCATGAAACTCTGAGCTGTCAATGAGTTGGGGTTTTCCACACGGATTTGATTTATCTCATCAACCGAAAATTCCATTTCCCTGGCCAGCTCTGCAAcacattaaatatagattaacGACTCCTCTGTCTTTACCACTCCCCCCGTACACATGTGCGCAGTACTGCAGTGACTGCAGATGGCACACCCTACTGATCGCAGCAGCACCGATGCTTTGAGAATCAACAACAAATAATTCAAAGTCAtatgtgcaaaaaataataatactaaaaagcagcatttaggggtaaaaatgtgacattatttGCACAGATGACATTATTACAGAGATATAAACATATAGAGTATATTTGTGCTAAGGTGCAATGCAACACTTTATCCTCTAGGTGGTGTCGTTTCTCACCAGTCCAACTCAGGCCAAGATGATCCGCCACAATAGCCATACGTACATCTGTTCTTTCACAGGGGCTCTGAGGGCCTGAGAGCAGAAGATGGAAAGCCATGAAAatctttaaaacataatattcagAGAAgtatttagaaaagtaataaatcAGACTACCCTTTTCTGATCAAGTCAAGATAATTAAAAGTTTGGGggagatttttgcatttttaagccACAACAAAATGAGTCAATATCCAAATAACAGGTGAGGGGAGATTGATCAGAAAAGagttgcaaaaatattttgatatagtCAATTATCTTGTTAGTGGTTTTAAGAGGTTAGATTTGTAAAGAATGCATCTAACCAATCTATTTGGAAATGTTTAAACCTTCTTACAGTATACTCTTACcagaaacacaacaaataaattgcaaaaaagaCATGATTCAAATGTCTCTACAGCTACAGCAGAGGGTCAAATGCGAATTCACAGTATCAAATGAAACTAAACATGCGGTATCTTTGGTGCTGTGCTAGGACTGTGTGTCTGCGTGGGCTCACAAGATCTATAGGCTTCCTTAACACCTTACACGAAACTAGGAACCAAAAAAATGGCCAGCAACCCACTCACACTGGCATGCTACAGTAAAACTGACTATCCATAGAAAGAGATCTGAAAACAGGTTAAGAGACCAGCACACAAgtacacaaagagagagaaaatgacaaatgacagaGATGACATCTACAGTCAGGTCACACCACAGGCAATCACAACGGCTCATGCAACTAAGATCATACAAGTGTAAAGTTTTACAAACTAGGCTTGATCTCCACGCCGGGGGCCACTTGAGGCCCAGCACCCTGACTGCCTTCACCTCCATCAGTCCTcctactcctcctcctcctgtctcTCCTGGACTGCTCAACCTGTGATCTCACGTCTCTAGCAGACCTGGATGTATGGTAGGGTTGCGACGCTTCTGATAAAGATGTGTTCCTTGATGTGCTGCTTTCTTCATCCTTATCATATGCCTGCATCTTTTTCTCTTCACTGGAAAGGCAGTCCACTTGCTTTACTGCACTACTAGGTTTTGAACTACTAGAACTTTTGCCAACCTCACGTAGGGGCTTCTGATCACATTTACTGCCTGATCTACTCACTGGACCGGGTTTTGATCTTTTGTTGTTGGTTATCGTTTTGGTTGGCTGTGTTTTACCTTTCTGTTTGGCTATTGTGGTGGTCCTACATTTCCCAACTGGTGAGGAACTAACATGTTTAACCTTCATCATTGGGATTCTAGATTTAGGCTTCACATCTGGGAATGGATCTAATCGATTCCTGGCTACTGGTCTAATCTTCTGAATTGGTTTAGAAGATACTAGATCTTTTTTACAACCCAGTGGTGGATGAGGTGCTCTCACTGGCAACCTAGACTTTGGTGGCTTTCTTGTAATGTCTTTGCATTTGGAGATTACATCATTCTCTGTACTGCCATTCCTGAAAGTACCAGTGTCCTTTCTGACTGAATCTTCACATGGGTTTATTAATTGAACTGAGCAAAGATCAGACATTAACAGCTGTTCAGTTTGTATGCCGCTTTGTAGCAAGCAGTGTGTTCCAGCATTTAAGGCCTCAAGATTAGCATTATTACTACAGTTTCTGGAATTACTGGAAGTTGTCTGGAGGTATGTTTGTGGTTCTGTCCTCGATGAGTCTGTCATCTGATTGTACTTGCTTGTGCTATAGGTGTCTGGTCCTACTTGATGTGCAGTTTCTGGTGTTTGACCTTGTGAACTATCCCAGTCTACACAAACAAAATCTCTCCTCTCAATGTTGGAAGATTTGAGTCCTACCTTAAAAGAAGAACATAAAGAACTGACTTCTGAATAGGGGGGAGGCTCCATGTCATGAGATGTGTCAGAGTGGTCAGTGCATATCTGAATGATATTGTATGATATAACCGTGTTGTCCTCCATCTTAACTTGTGCTCTCTCAACTATCTGTGGATTTGAGGTGACTACATTTGGTTTTCTGACCCCATCCCCTATCCTCCCTCCTAATGTATGCTCACCGATCTGAAAAAATTGCAGCCTCTCTTCAACAAAATCCCGCTTGCTCATGTCAATCGCACCACTGCGGGTCATCTCAAACATCTTCCCTTCGTGGAAGGGGAAAGGGTTTGGCTCGCTAGTTGGTGTGCTTTCATCGGTTGGGGTTCTTGCAGGAGTTGTGTCAGGGGTTGTTGCTGTAGACTTGTCATCTACTGCTAGCCCAAACGGCTTGGGCTCATCATCTTTTATTCTAGCGTCCACTACTTCATCTTCTCCTCCCTTGCTTGACCAAGGATCAAAGCCTTTTGTTGCAACAGTTTTAAAAGGCGTATTAAACTCCTCATCTAGCTTGTAACTAAAGTAAGTTTCAGACAATCCTTGATCAGATTGTTTTCCATCCTTTTCACCGTCCTTTCCATTCCTTTTGTTTGAGGGATCAGTCTTAGCTTTGGTCTTTTTGTAATCCTCAGCTGGTGATTCTTCATGAATTACTTCAAGTTTACTTTGGCAACGGTCACTTGGTCTAGACATATTATCTAATGCCCAAAGATCCTTTCTGTTTTCATTGGGAAATCCAAATGGTTTGGCAATAGATTCACTTAAGCCGTCATCCTCATCTTGAAGTTCATATCCATCAAGAGAGTCGATCTCAGTGGCATCAGTGTCATGAGAGAACTCTGCAGTTGTCGCTATTGAGCAATCTGTGATGGACTGATCATTGCCATTTTGTTCATAATCATAATCTTCTGCTTTTCCATTATCATTTGCCCCTTGTTCTTTATCGTTTCCATTCTTGTCCGTTTTTTTGGATGGGCTTTTCATCAAATCTTTGTCCTCATCTATCTTAAAGGTATATTTCTTTATTGGAATAGGTTTAAAGACAGATTCCTCCTCCGCACTTGAATCACTATCATTAGCTCCTGGGGGCACAGGAGATGGAGGCTGGACTCTTATTATAGGTTCAGCAAGAAGATGTTTATCATGCTCCTCTTGGAGATTTACTTCCATCAATTCAGTCTCAGCCTCTGAGGAAGGAGTTGACCCTTTTTTCTCAGGCTGTGAGGAATCAGAATCCAAGGGTGGTGGAGGAGGGAACTCTATATATGCAACTCTTTTGTTTTGTGTCCCCTGGCCATTTTCGTGCTTACCATTGGCTCCTTTTTCTGGTCCAGATTCTGTCAAATGAATAGCTTTGCCTTGCTCACTATCTTCTGACTCCTCTGAAACCTCAGCTATTGGGCTTGCAATACCTggcataaatgcaataaatggatCAGGGGTTCTTGAGGTGAGATCATAGCTGACCTCTTCTGAGCTTGGTGTCTCTGGAGTCATAGGACTTTTGCCAGAGCTATCGATAAAAGAGAACTGTTCTAAAGTGTCATCATCTGGGCTGCCTTGAGGAGATGTGGGCTGTTTCTGTTTAACTGCATAAATTGTTCGGCTTTCTGAGCTAACCATCTTTTTGAATGTTCCATTGCTTCCTCCTCCTCCCATATCTTTGTCAGACTGTTTCCCTACTTGAACACTTACATAGACTGGTAAAGTTTTAAGCCCTTTGAAACTTTCTCTTGTTGTAACGGTGGATATTTTTTCGACCAAACTACTGTCACTTAGACCACTTGTTCTACTTTCAGCAGAGACCTCTTCAGACTTCTTTGTTGCAGCTTCCTCTCTCTGTAACTCTGAACGGCCCTGAACCCTTGGTTTGGTCAGGGTAGGTATTTGCGATGGGCTCTTTTCGGATAATTTAGTTAATGTGTCTTGATTTGCCTTCTTTGACTGATTATTGTCTGAAGAACCAGGTGATGTTCTCACAGGAATATGAGATTCTGTCTTTTTCATAAGGGTCTTTATCTGAAAGTCATTCCTACTGATATTATCCTTAGAGAATGAAGCTGTTTTAACTGTCTCATTTTTAATGTCACCCTTTAAAAACTGCTGCTCTTTAATATCATTAATTGCACTATGCCTGTCTACAATATTTCCATCTTTCAAATCTTGAGAGTCAACTTTAGTAGAGCTCTCCCGAGATTTATCAAACTCTTGatctttcattttctcaaaatgagaaGCTCTTTTAACAACAGTATCTGATTTTTCAGGTAAACATTTTTCACCCAACTGTGTTGAGACAATAGTACTGCTACTTTTATCGTTTTCTGTTAGTTTTTTAGGAGGTGGGTGTCCTTCGTCTGTGGAATCAGCTTTTGAACCACCGTAAAACTGATACACTGGTAATTTACTTTCTGTTAGTTTCTTAACTGGTTGTTTTGATTGTGTTAGAGGCACATTCTGATCCTGTTTCTGTGCTTCTATTTCAAACTTTTGTCGAACAGAACTCACTCTAAAAGTCTTAACGGGGACTGGGGGGCCTGCATCACCTGTCTTTGTCTGCTTAAGATCTTCGTGCTGTTTTGGCTTGTCCTCACTGAACTGTGATAGCATATGCCTCTCGGGACTGTTTGGCAGACTTGCACTTTTCCTTTCATTTGTGCTGCCAAACATCTTCTGTCTGCCTTTGTCCCATTCCTCAGCTGCAGTCTTTTGCTTTTTCTCAGGGCTGCTGCACGTTGAGCTCGGCCCTGACTGTGTCTCTCGTGATAATCTTGTTGGTTTCTTTTTCTCAGGGGACTGGAGCTCATCATTTAACTTTTCAGTTTTGTCCCTAAAAAACTGTGAAACTTCACTCAGTTTCTCCTCTGCCTCTTTAATGGTCCGATCTACTCTATCTTCATATATGAGCTTCTCTCTGTTCCTGTCCTGCCTATCCTGGGCGAATCTCATCCACACCGCATGTTTAGGGCTACCGGGTTCTGTGGTATAATGTAATACTGTAACTTTGTCATATTGCTCATCTTGTGGGGGATATTTACCTGATTTCTCTGATGCATCCCTTGCTGACTTTAATTTGGACTGCTTCCTGGGGCCAGCTACTTTTTCTCCATATATGCCTTCTGCCCCATGGACCTCAGTGGCTACGCTATGCGCCTGATCTGCCACTGAGTCCTCAGTATCAGAATGTGATATGTCTAATTTTTCTGAGAGCAACATTTTTTcagcaaacctgtatgactcccCTCTCAACTCAGATAACTCATCATCATGATACTCAATAGAATGCTGGCTTAGAAGTTTTAAAGCTTTATATGACTCATCTGCAATAAGCTGAGCTGAACCTGGACGAGACTCTTCCTCTTGGGAAACAGGTGTATTGACTCTGGATGTGTCTAAGAAGGACGGAAGTGATTCCTCAGCAGTAAGTTCCTCCTCATCTTGAAGAGTCTCATAATCACCATCAACCCTTTCAACAAGCTCCTTAAGACCTCGGTCACTCCTGCATATAAACTCTGGATGCTTTTTAGTCTCTCTGATTATAACTTCTGTCGGGTCAGTTGTGTTGCCCTTTTCTATGTGAACCTCAATAATTCTCTCAACTTTGGGTTTTTTGTCCTTTTCGAGGAACCGTGGGGACAATTCATCTCCTTTAATGGCATCTTGGCCAGTTTTGTGCTCAAATAAACCGGCAAATTCTTTGGAAGGGTCTCTTCCAGACTGAAAAGCTTTCATTATGTCTCGGACTGACATTGTTTCTCCAGCATCTTTCAGTTGAGGTTTGTGGTAGACCATTCGAGTTGTAGTGGTGATATGAGTTTCTTCTTTGACGCAGGCCAGTTCCTCAGAGCTGGCTTTCATCTGCAAGGCTTTTACCTTATCTTTGATCGAGCTAACTGCTGGCTCAGGCTCAACCGGAGGCTTTAAAACTGCTGCCTCATCCATTAGTGGCTCACAGACCTCCTCAGGATGTTCATAGCTCCTGATGACGTGAACAACCTCAGTTCTGGTTTCTGTTATGACAGGGGGAATAGGCAGATCTGTGAAGGGGGGTTTGGGCCCTGTGCTCTCTGCACTTTGAGGAGCTGATGGGGTCTTTTCACTTCTGGTTTCAAAACCACTATCTGAGAGGGGACTCTTATCTTGTTCATGGGAAAAGTCATCAGGAGATTCCAGGATAGCATCTGTGCCATTGTAGGAATCTGCTAACTTACTCAAGTCTTTCTCTGAGGGAGAGGTCCGCATACCTGTGGGTGGCATTTTGAGCTTGTGCTCCGGTTTTATGGTACGCTTTTGTTTTTCCTCCCCTTCCTTCTTTATTTCATCATACCTGCTCTTTACATCAGCTATTTTTGAAAGGGAACTGGCACCAAGATCATTCATTAAGTAATCAACCACTTTAGCTAAATTGAGATCTTTGTCTGGCACTGACTGTGGCCCGACAGGAAGAGTTGGTTCAAATGTTGGCAGGGAACGCATGGCACTCTGTCGTGCCTCCTCAATTTCATCTTTGGAGAACTCTTCCCATTCATCTTCTGAGGCCCTGTCTTTACTTGAGCTTTTGGCCTCGCTCAGGACATCTTTTGTAAGAATTTCACTAACTTTGACAAGGTCCTCTTTAACTTTCTCAACCAAACTGAAAGGCTCTTCATCCTCCACCCTGGACTCTTTAAAAACATGCGAGTGGAAGCTTTTGGCTGTGGTTGATGAGTCAGTTTGTAAGATTGCAGtcattcttatcagatcttcctTCATATCTGCCACATCCTTAAGAATCTCTTGACTGGATGTCAATGTGGGTGCAGCAGCAGCTTTTAGGACTGTTGGGGAAATAAAAAGTGAGGGCTTTGAGGGTTTAATCCGTGATGTTGAGGACTGTGCTTGGGTGTGTGTCTGAGGTGTGATTGTTATTTTTTCTGGGAGTTTCTTCCCCTGGGGTTCAGGAAGCACACTGACCACGGAGAATACCGGAACGGACATGGAAATGGGTGATATTGATGTGGTGGTAGTGGCTGGTGATCTAAGGGTATCGTAAACAGAACTTGATAAATTTGATCTTAAAGGTGAAGATACAGATTTTAGTGCACTATAATTTGACGTTAAGCCAGCAGTAAGTGTTTTCTCAGCCTCACTGAAGGCTGCACCAACACTGGCCGTAGCTGCTTGCGTTGTGGCCTGTATCCGTTCTTGTAAGCTGTAAACCCCTCCTGTAAACAGACGGGAAGATGCAGAGGAGGATGAGGGGTATTTTATCGGTGAAATGGATCCGTTTAGCAGGACTGTTTCAGTACTGGATATTGTAGGCTTAGCTGATGAAGAAAGTGATGACAGAATCGTACCCCTAGCTGCATCTGTGGTTGTTTTAATAGAGGACAAGCTTGATATGTTTCGAATGG
This region of Cyprinus carpio isolate SPL01 chromosome B12, ASM1834038v1, whole genome shotgun sequence genomic DNA includes:
- the LOC109100368 gene encoding ankyrin-3-like isoform X27 — translated: MAHAASQLKKKADLELTAAEEEKEKKKKPRKRSKDPKKKTDSNASYLRAARAGNLEKALDYIKSGVDINICNQNGLNALHLASKEGHVEVVAELIKLGATVDAATKKGNTALHIASLAGQVDVVKELVTNRANINAQSQNGFTPLYMAAQENHLDVVKFLLDNGSSQSIATEDGFTPLAVALQQGHDQVVSLLLENDTKGKVRLPALHIAARKDDTKAAALLLQNDHNADVESKSGFTPLHIAAHYGNINVATLLLNRGAAVDFKARNDITPLHVASKRGNANMVRLLLERGARIDAKTKDGLTPLHCGARSGHEQVLEMLLDRGAPILSKTKNGLSPLHMATQGDHLNCVQLLLHHEVPVDDVTNDYLTALHVAAHCGHYKVAKVLVDKKANPNAKALNGFTPLHIACKKNRIKVMELLLKHGASIQAVTESGLTPIHVAAFMGHENIVTQLTNHGASPNTMNVRGETALHMAARAGQANVVKFLVANGADVDAKAKDDQTPLHISSRLGKPDIVQQLLQHGASPDATTTSGYTPLHLAARDGHKDVGSILLDNGASLGITTKKGFTPLHVAAKYGKIEVAKLLLQKRAPPDAAGKSGLTPLHVAAHYDNQKVALLLLDQGASPHAAAKNGYTPLHIAAKKNQMEIATTLLEYGADTNATTRQGISPLHLAAQEGNVDMVTLLLARETAINLGNKNGLTPLHLAAQEDKVNVSEVLVNHGATIDPETKMGYTPLHVACHYGNIKMVHFLLKNQAKVNAKTKNGYTPLHQAAQQGHTHIINLLLQHGASPNELTVNGNTALAIARRLGYISVVDTLKVVTEETHTTVTVTEKHKLNVPETMNEVLDMSDDEVRRANVPEMLNEDYISDVDEGEDAMTGDTDKYLGPQDLRELGDDSLPQEGYVGFSVGARTASLRSFSSDRSNTLNRSSFTRDSMMIEEILAPNKDTHLTLAKDYNANSMRRCSWTPETLDNVNLVSSPVHSGFLVSFMVDARGGSMRGSRHNGMRIIIPPRKCTAPTRITCRLVKRHKLASLPPMVEGEGLASRLVEVGPAGAQFLGPVIVEIPHFGSMRGKERELIMLRSENGETWKEHHYDCKSEDLVELLNGMDEELDSTADLEKKRICRIITKDFPQYFAVVSRIKQESNQMGPDGGVLSSMTVPLVQASFPEGALTKKIRVGLQAQPVPDEAVKKIIGNRATFSPIVTVEPRRRKFHKPITMTLPVPPLSGEGVVNGYKGDPTPSLRLLCSITGGTSPAQWEDITGTTPLTFMNDCVSFTTNVSARFWLADCHQTPETVGLATQLYRELICVPYMAKFVVFAKMNDPVESSLRCFCMTDDKVDKTLEQQENFEEVARSKDIEVLEGKPIYVDCYGNLAPLTKAGQQLVFNFYAFKENRLPFCVKVRDSSQEPCGRLSFLREPKTSKGLAQTAICNLNITLPGLKKDVDSDPEEETEKPERRHTFASLALRKRYSYLTEPGTIERSTTRTLPAGYAHKPVFSTRSYQAWSTAPITVPGQTKCGLGSLSSSPSNTPSVSPLKSVWSISSASPIKSTLGTSNASPAKSVSDVASPIRTYRSMSSPIKTVVQQPQNQVQISSSLLSSPGKTGTDPVSIKGLAASLSSRANLISSPGSMLDRTFTTVTQADSIKSTTNTYTSSFKSTLAPSSIVASSPIRNISSLSSIKTTTDAARGTILSSLSSSAKPTISSTETVLLNGSISPIKYPSSSSASSRLFTGGVYSLQERIQATTQAATASVGAAFSEAEKTLTAGLTSNYSALKSVSSPLRSNLSSSVYDTLRSPATTTTSISPISMSVPVFSVVSVLPEPQGKKLPEKITITPQTHTQAQSSTSRIKPSKPSLFISPTVLKAAAAPTLTSSQEILKDVADMKEDLIRMTAILQTDSSTTAKSFHSHVFKESRVEDEEPFSLVEKVKEDLVKVSEILTKDVLSEAKSSSKDRASEDEWEEFSKDEIEEARQSAMRSLPTFEPTLPVGPQSVPDKDLNLAKVVDYLMNDLGASSLSKIADVKSRYDEIKKEGEEKQKRTIKPEHKLKMPPTGMRTSPSEKDLSKLADSYNGTDAILESPDDFSHEQDKSPLSDSGFETRSEKTPSAPQSAESTGPKPPFTDLPIPPVITETRTEVVHVIRSYEHPEEVCEPLMDEAAVLKPPVEPEPAVSSIKDKVKALQMKASSEELACVKEETHITTTTRMVYHKPQLKDAGETMSVRDIMKAFQSGRDPSKEFAGLFEHKTGQDAIKGDELSPRFLEKDKKPKVERIIEVHIEKGNTTDPTEVIIRETKKHPEFICRSDRGLKELVERVDGDYETLQDEEELTAEESLPSFLDTSRVNTPVSQEEESRPGSAQLIADESYKALKLLSQHSIEYHDDELSELRGESYRFAEKMLLSEKLDISHSDTEDSVADQAHSVATEVHGAEGIYGEKVAGPRKQSKLKSARDASEKSGKYPPQDEQYDKVTVLHYTTEPGSPKHAVWMRFAQDRQDRNREKLIYEDRVDRTIKEAEEKLSEVSQFFRDKTEKLNDELQSPEKKKPTRLSRETQSGPSSTCSSPEKKQKTAAEEWDKGRQKMFGSTNERKSASLPNSPERHMLSQFSEDKPKQHEDLKQTKTGDAGPPVPVKTFRVSSVRQKFEIEAQKQDQNVPLTQSKQPVKKLTESKLPVYQFYGGSKADSTDEGHPPPKKLTENDKSSSTIVSTQLGEKCLPEKSDTVVKRASHFEKMKDQEFDKSRESSTKVDSQDLKDGNIVDRHSAINDIKEQQFLKGDIKNETVKTASFSKDNISRNDFQIKTLMKKTESHIPVRTSPGSSDNNQSKKANQDTLTKLSEKSPSQIPTLTKPRVQGRSELQREEAATKKSEEVSAESRTSGLSDSSLVEKISTVTTRESFKGLKTLPVYVSVQVGKQSDKDMGGGGSNGTFKKMVSSESRTIYAVKQKQPTSPQGSPDDDTLEQFSFIDSSGKSPMTPETPSSEEVSYDLTSRTPDPFIAFMPGIASPIAEVSEESEDSEQGKAIHLTESGPEKGANGKHENGQGTQNKRVAYIEFPPPPPLDSDSSQPEKKGSTPSSEAETELMEVNLQEEHDKHLLAEPIIRVQPPSPVPPGANDSDSSAEEESVFKPIPIKKYTFKIDEDKDLMKSPSKKTDKNGNDKEQGANDNGKAEDYDYEQNGNDQSITDCSIATTAEFSHDTDATEIDSLDGYELQDEDDGLSESIAKPFGFPNENRKDLWALDNMSRPSDRCQSKLEVIHEESPAEDYKKTKAKTDPSNKRNGKDGEKDGKQSDQGLSETYFSYKLDEEFNTPFKTVATKGFDPWSSKGGEDEVVDARIKDDEPKPFGLAVDDKSTATTPDTTPARTPTDESTPTSEPNPFPFHEGKMFEMTRSGAIDMSKRDFVEERLQFFQIGEHTLGGRIGDGVRKPNVVTSNPQIVERAQVKMEDNTVISYNIIQICTDHSDTSHDMEPPPYSEVSSLCSSFKVGLKSSNIERRDFVCVDWDSSQGQTPETAHQVGPDTYSTSKYNQMTDSSRTEPQTYLQTTSSNSRNCSNNANLEALNAGTHCLLQSGIQTEQLLMSDLCSVQLINPCEDSVRKDTGTFRNGSTENDVISKCKDITRKPPKSRLPVRAPHPPLGCKKDLVSSKPIQKIRPVARNRLDPFPDVKPKSRIPMMKVKHVSSSPVGKCRTTTIAKQKGKTQPTKTITNNKRSKPGPVSRSGSKCDQKPLREVGKSSSSSKPSSAVKQVDCLSSEEKKMQAYDKDEESSTSRNTSLSEASQPYHTSRSARDVRSQVEQSRRDRRRRSRRTDGGEGSQGAGPQVAPGVEIKPSPQSPCERTDVRMAIVADHLGLSWTELAREMEFSVDEINQIRVENPNSLTAQSFMLLKKWVSRDGKNATTDALTAVLTKINRLDIVTLLEGPIFDYGNISGTRCFADDSAVSQEQADGYHNIELELKSPSEVTYEPPTPLCEDDFFSEDIRLKFPSSAPVRPSELSLPNTSGPVSADTKPPTVMAEDTSIGGRESVSQEDGSAEDDFGVNKESASPSEQHDSEGASKKSDVFPNSPVKEQKEVQPKLPICVSASEAPGESGKSGFDEEDEDMTQEKIKSLLENINLEEGSEDEEMTEERLQAILSQVQLAEKDMSLVSGLQSETSGTNGKTATLSQGLNTVTQGQRESSQELVSSTPGVQTERQNGEHPELQAKARLSSDASESSSKPKGKARKDSGQEGVSSEALEDRGPNNRGEDISKPKVQQEACRDNESSSDEEETVTTRVYRRRVILKGDQARNIPVETVTEEQFTDEDGNMVTRKVIRKVVRRTAGVEEKGRRKRGKRSQQANRAEQEEQGGPGPHREHTEAGEGGKGIKKEGRQREKVVQS